In Miscanthus floridulus cultivar M001 chromosome 5, ASM1932011v1, whole genome shotgun sequence, one genomic interval encodes:
- the LOC136450827 gene encoding sm-like protein LSM3B: MAAAEEEIAVKEPLDLIRLSLDERIYVKLRSDRELRGKLHAYDQHLNMILGDVEEVVTTVEIDDETYEEIVRATKRTIPFLFVRGDGVILVSPPLRTA, from the exons atggcggcggcggaggaggagatcGCGGTGAAGGAGCCGCTGGATCTGATACGGCTCAGCCTCGACGAGCGCATCTACGTCAAGCTCCGATCGGACCGCGAGCTCCGCGGCAAGCTCCAT GCGTATGATCAACATTTAAACATGATACTTGGAGATGTGGAAGAGGTTGTGACAACTGTTGAGATAGATGATGAAACATATGAAGAAATTGTGCGC GCCACAAAACGCACTATCCCCTTCCTTTTTGTCCGAGGTGATGGTGTCATATTGGTTTCTCCACCCCTTCGAACGGCATGA